One segment of Radiobacillus kanasensis DNA contains the following:
- a CDS encoding glycosyltransferase family 4 protein, whose amino-acid sequence MIDLKVLHIPYGPPMIELCHALREKGVHATSCHFNENTFKFKPDECLKLNLLNGREREKRLEQFLQESIQQYDIFHFHFGETFFPDKRDLEVLKQAGKKMVVHHHGSDIRKLSVAKRNNPYIKVKPEWTEEKINKNLAILSDYIDHAIVQDYELEAYISNSYKHVHVIPHTIDVRKFEPEYPTEKKSPLVVHAPTMRDLKGTEFILNAIERLKEIGMSFEFKLLEGLTYEETKKTLSQADIVIDQLRIGASGYISSEAMAFGKPVICYIREDLVSKYPQGLPIVNANPSNITGVLRKLLQHPQKWNAIGREGRQYVEKYHNPAVVANQYIEMYKRL is encoded by the coding sequence ATGATAGATTTGAAGGTTTTGCATATCCCTTATGGGCCACCTATGATTGAGCTTTGTCACGCTTTACGTGAGAAGGGAGTTCATGCAACTTCTTGTCACTTTAATGAAAACACCTTTAAATTTAAACCAGATGAGTGTTTGAAACTTAATTTGCTCAATGGTCGCGAACGAGAAAAACGATTAGAGCAGTTCTTACAGGAATCTATACAGCAATATGATATCTTCCACTTTCATTTTGGAGAAACCTTTTTCCCTGATAAAAGGGACTTAGAGGTGTTGAAACAGGCTGGTAAGAAAATGGTTGTTCATCACCACGGCTCCGATATTCGAAAACTGTCCGTAGCTAAAAGAAATAACCCCTATATTAAAGTAAAACCGGAGTGGACAGAGGAAAAAATAAATAAAAATCTAGCTATTCTGTCCGACTATATCGACCACGCTATCGTTCAAGACTATGAATTAGAAGCATATATCTCAAACTCCTATAAGCATGTCCACGTTATTCCTCATACAATCGATGTAAGAAAATTCGAGCCAGAATATCCAACCGAAAAGAAGTCTCCCCTCGTTGTTCATGCTCCAACTATGAGAGATCTCAAAGGAACGGAATTTATATTAAATGCGATAGAGAGATTAAAAGAAATCGGAATGTCTTTTGAGTTTAAGTTATTGGAGGGATTGACCTACGAGGAAACGAAGAAAACTCTATCCCAAGCAGATATTGTGATCGACCAGTTAAGGATTGGAGCTAGTGGCTATATTAGCTCAGAAGCCATGGCATTTGGCAAACCAGTTATTTGCTATATAAGAGAAGACCTAGTATCCAAGTACCCGCAAGGCTTACCTATCGTAAATGCTAATCCTTCCAACATAACGGGTGTATTAAGAAAACTACTTCAACATCCACAAAAGTGGAACGCAATAGGCCGAGAGGGTAGGCAGTATGTAGAGAAATACCACAATCCTGCGGTAGTAGCGAATCAATATATCGAAATGTATAAGAGGTTATAA